In Elaeis guineensis isolate ETL-2024a chromosome 1, EG11, whole genome shotgun sequence, a genomic segment contains:
- the LOC105060318 gene encoding protein POLARALIZATION DURING ASYMMETRIC DIVISION AND REDISTRIBUTION isoform X1 has product MHGLVLDIEESPCVDSDSLGGSHMEEKRIADFLPGCKAGAMENKKRRKTWDICLSLPHSSASAADSLSPRVLLSRLRLSLHKASPARGGGAGDGIGCRMRFPRHRSFKKEKDEERGEVECEENEAEVGGGKVVDSPVSAPPASGGRASPLPDSAIVDGGREGSGETGRKPEEVSLNLGMGIGLVFLLARSATEFDKMVELRAQMETLLKDIKDEIQRKEVPPNNTESNNIIGSSASNSFGNGNTSNSISLRNDRASYHLPRLHSAMESAAQSKCDTAPGSKRCLKVDQIEAELEIELERLRLDLGDKDSSAYLQPHGMELTSGNTDPSENLTQSSEEGNEAEERSFHYGVNPRELERRLHELLETRQQERIAELESALEYAERMLHERDREICWWRDTAKLVSHHKDETLFR; this is encoded by the exons ATGCATGGCTTGGTGTTGGACATAGAGGAGAGTCCCTGCGTGGACTCCGATTCTTTGGGTGGAAGTCACATGGAGGAGAAGAGAATAGCCGATTTCCTCCCGGGATGCAAAGCCGGGGCAATGgagaacaagaaaagaagaaaaacgtGGGACATTTGCCTATCCCTTCCCCACTCCTCTGCCTCCGCTGCCGACTCTCTTTCTCCTCGCGTTCTGCTCTCCCGGCTGCGCCTCTCGCTCCACAAGGCATCGCCGGCCCGCGGCGGCGGAGCGGGGGATGGGATCGGATGCCGGATGCGGTTCCCGAGGCATCGCTCTTTTAAGAAGGAGAAGGACGAGGAGCGAGGGGAGGTGGAATGCGAGGAGAATGAGGCGGAGGTGGGCGGAGGGAAGGTGGTGGATTCACCTGTTTCGGCGCCGCCGGCGAGCGGGGGGAGGGCCTCGCCGTTGCCGGACTCCGCCATTGTGGATGGAGGCAGGGAGGGTTCCGGCGAGACAG GAAGGAAGCCAGAAGAAGTGTCTTTAAACCTAGGTATGGGGATAGGTCTGGTCTTTCTCTTAGCCAGGAGCGCAACTGAATTCGATAAGATGGTAGAACTGCGGGCGCAGATGGAAACGCTGCTTAAAGACATTAAGGATGAGATCCAGAGGAAGGAAGTACCTCCTAACAATACAGAGTCAAATAATATTATTGGCTCTTCTGCATCTAATAGCTTTGGAAATGGAAATACAAGCAATTCCATATCTTTGCGAAATGATAGAGCATCTTACCATTTGCCAAGGTTGCACAGTGCCATGGAATCTGCTGCACAGTCCAAGTGTGATACGGCCCCAGGAAGCAAAAGGTGCTTGAAGGTTGATCAAATAGAAGCAGAGCTCGAAATTGAACTAGAACGTCTGCGACTCGATTTGGGAGACAAAGATTCATCTGCTTATCTACAACCACACGGAATGGAG TTGACAAGCGGGAATACGGATCCTTCTGAGAACTTAACCCAAAGTTCTGAAGAAGGCAATGAAGCCGAAGAAAGAAGTTTTCACTATGGGGTTAACCCACGAGAGCTGGAAAGGAGATTGCATGAGCTTCTAGAAACAAGACAGCAAGAGAGGATAGCAGAGCTAGAATCTGCACTGGAATATGCTGAGAGAATGCTACATGAAAGGGACAGAGAGATATGCTGGTGGAGGGACACTGCAAAGCTGGTCTCACATCATAAGGATGAAACTCTATTTAG GTAA
- the LOC105060318 gene encoding protein POLARALIZATION DURING ASYMMETRIC DIVISION AND REDISTRIBUTION isoform X2 has protein sequence MHGLVLDIEESPCVDSDSLGGSHMEEKRIADFLPGCKAGAMENKKRRKTWDICLSLPHSSASAADSLSPRVLLSRLRLSLHKASPARGGGAGDGIGCRMRFPRHRSFKKEKDEERGEVECEENEAEVGGGKVVDSPVSAPPASGGRASPLPDSAIVDGGREGSGETGRKPEEVSLNLGMGIGLVFLLARSATEFDKMVELRAQMETLLKDIKDEIQRKEVPPNNTESNNIIGSSASNSFGNGNTSNSISLRNDRASYHLPRLHSAMESAAQSKCDTAPGSKRCLKVDQIEAELEIELERLRLDLGDKDSSAYLQPHGMELTSGNTDPSENLTQSSEEGNEAEERSFHYGVNPRELERRLHELLETRQQERIAELESALEYAERMLHERDREICWWRDTAKLVSHHKDETLFR, from the exons ATGCATGGCTTGGTGTTGGACATAGAGGAGAGTCCCTGCGTGGACTCCGATTCTTTGGGTGGAAGTCACATGGAGGAGAAGAGAATAGCCGATTTCCTCCCGGGATGCAAAGCCGGGGCAATGgagaacaagaaaagaagaaaaacgtGGGACATTTGCCTATCCCTTCCCCACTCCTCTGCCTCCGCTGCCGACTCTCTTTCTCCTCGCGTTCTGCTCTCCCGGCTGCGCCTCTCGCTCCACAAGGCATCGCCGGCCCGCGGCGGCGGAGCGGGGGATGGGATCGGATGCCGGATGCGGTTCCCGAGGCATCGCTCTTTTAAGAAGGAGAAGGACGAGGAGCGAGGGGAGGTGGAATGCGAGGAGAATGAGGCGGAGGTGGGCGGAGGGAAGGTGGTGGATTCACCTGTTTCGGCGCCGCCGGCGAGCGGGGGGAGGGCCTCGCCGTTGCCGGACTCCGCCATTGTGGATGGAGGCAGGGAGGGTTCCGGCGAGACAG GAAGGAAGCCAGAAGAAGTGTCTTTAAACCTAGGTATGGGGATAGGTCTGGTCTTTCTCTTAGCCAGGAGCGCAACTGAATTCGATAAGATGGTAGAACTGCGGGCGCAGATGGAAACGCTGCTTAAAGACATTAAGGATGAGATCCAGAGGAAGGAAGTACCTCCTAACAATACAGAGTCAAATAATATTATTGGCTCTTCTGCATCTAATAGCTTTGGAAATGGAAATACAAGCAATTCCATATCTTTGCGAAATGATAGAGCATCTTACCATTTGCCAAGGTTGCACAGTGCCATGGAATCTGCTGCACAGTCCAAGTGTGATACGGCCCCAGGAAGCAAAAGGTGCTTGAAGGTTGATCAAATAGAAGCAGAGCTCGAAATTGAACTAGAACGTCTGCGACTCGATTTGGGAGACAAAGATTCATCTGCTTATCTACAACCACACGGAATGGAG TTGACAAGCGGGAATACGGATCCTTCTGAGAACTTAACCCAAAGTTCTGAAGAAGGCAATGAAGCCGAAGAAAGAAGTTTTCACTATGGGGTTAACCCACGAGAGCTGGAAAGGAGATTGCATGAGCTTCTAGAAACAAGACAGCAAGAGAGGATAGCAGAGCTAGAATCTGCACTGGAATATGCTGAGAGAATGCTACATGAAAGGGACAGAGAGATATGCTGGTGGAGGGACACTGCAAAGCTGGTCTCACATCATAAGGATGAAACTCTATTTAGGTGA